The Dehalococcoides mccartyi CG5 genome contains the following window.
TTTAAAGCCGCTGGTGGATATACCCCGCATGGCGGTGAAGACGCAGGAGATGCTCAACCGGGCATTGGGGGCGTTTATCAACCGGGATAGTGCCGAAGCCATTAACGTGATAAATGACGATGACGAAGTAGATAATTTGTATGACCAGGTTTTCCGTGAACTTTTAGTGTTTATGGCCGAAGATCCCCACACCATTTCACGGGCTACCCGGCTAATCTGGGCAGCCCACAATCTGGAAAGGAGTGCTGACCGGGTGACCAATATATGCGAGAGAGTGCTTTTTGTGATTACCGGCAAATCAGAAGAGTTAGGTTCATCAAATTACTGATATGGAAAACAGACTACAGGTTTTGTTCGTATGTTTGCATAATGCCGGCCGTTCGCAGGCGGCTGAGGCTATCTTTAATAATCTCTCTGGGGGCAGGGTTGTAGCCATTTCAGCCGGTACTGAACCATCCTCCGCCCTTAACCCGGAGGTAGTGGCGGTGCTGAAGGAAGACGGCATAAATACAGACGGGCTTAAGCCCAAACTGCTTAGTCAGGACATGCTGGATAAGGCCAGCCGCATAATAAGTATGGGTTGTGATGTTACTTTGTCCTGCCCGGGGCATTTATACGGACAGGAAGATTGGGGCATAACTGATCCAAGGGGTAAAAATCTGGCAGAAGTCCGCCTGATAGTCGGCGGTATCCGCCAAAAAGTGGAAAACCTGCTGGCGGAGCTGGAAAAATCCGAGGGTTAACAGCTCTAATCCTGCATTACCGATAAGAGCCGTACCTGAATAGCACAGGGTTTACCTAGTCAGCAGGTAATTGCTGCGAAACAGGCCGCAGTACAAGGCGCGGTGTATCCAGCGCTTTTATATAGTAGCTTGTTACCATTCCGGAATATATTTTATATCATAGCCAAGGTATTCATGGTGGGGGATAGCCAGGGCTTGCATTGTGTGGTATTATATAAAAAGTACTAGTACCTTTCTTTTTACAATACGGCAATAGACCGCACATTTGGTCACTTGCTTACGAAGGGAATACGGTGCTTAATGGCAACTGGTTGCCTATTGTTTTATTAGTTTATAGCTATAATCATTATTATAATACAATAATTTGATATTGTTTGCCGTTATATGTTAGTATGTACAAGTCTTTTACGCCCCCTATTAAAATAACCGGAGTTACTTCAATATGGAAAGTATCTGGAAAGAAAAAGTAGACGGCGTCATTACCCAGAGCGGAAGCTCTCGGCTCTCTCTCCTTCCATGTTTGGAAGCGGTTCAGGAAGAGTGCGGCTACATACCCCACGAAGCTGTAAATTATTTGAGGGAATGCTTAAGCATTCCCTCAATTGATATTTACGGTATGATTACCTTCTATAGCCTGCTCTCTACTAACCAAAAGGGAAAGTACGTGATCCGCCTGTGTAATTCGCTACCCTGTTACCTAAACGGTACGGAAAACATTCTGGATACCCTGGTGGACAACCTGGGTATAGAACCGGGCCAAACCACTCTGGATCGACGTTTTACCCTGGAGCTGGTACCCTGTCTGGGATTATGTGACCAGTCACCGGCCATGGTAATTAACGGGGTGGTTTACGGTAAGCTGACTGCTCAGTTGGTAACCGAAGTCCTGGATGAATTGAGGACTTACTAAGATGAAAGACTTGAAGATTATTACCCGCCATCTGAACACTGCCAATTCAGCGGATATTGATGTCTATCTGGCTGACGGCGGCTACCAGGCCCTCAAGAAAGCTTTGTCTATGACCCCGGAGGAAGTGATTGCCGAGGTCAAACGCTCAAAGCTGGTGGGTCGGGGAGGGGCGGCTTTTCCCACCGGGCTCAAGTGGGAGCTTACCCGCAAGGAAAAGGCCAACCCGAAATATATTGTCTGCAATGCCAGCGAGGGCGAACCGGGCACTTTTAAAGACCGGTTAATACTCAAAAATGACCCCCATATGGTGCTGGAAGGTTTTATTATTGCCGCTTATGCGGTAGGTACATCTCAGGGCTTTATTCACGCCCGCGAGGTTTATACCCAAGAAATAGAGCTTTTCCAAAAGGCCATAGACCAGGCAACCGAACGCGGTTTTCTGGGTCAGAATATCATGGGGAGCAATTTCTCGCTGGATATCCAGTTTTACAAAAGCGCCGGTGCGTACATCTGCGGTGAGGAAACCGCCCTGTTTGAGTCCCTTGAAGGGCACAGGGGCATTCCCGCCACTCGTCCGCCTTACCCGGTGCAGGTGGGGCTTATGGATAAACCCACCACCGTCAACAATGTTGAAACATTGTGCAATATTCCTGCCATTATAAATAACGGGGCAGACTGGTTTGCTTCAATCGGCCATCCGGACTATCCCGGTACCAAGCTCTTCTGCCTTTCCGGCAACGTGAAAAAGCCGGGTGTTTTTGAATTGCCACTGGGGACTAACCTTAAGGACTTGCTTGAGGCCGGGGGGGGCGTAGACGGTAAGTTCAAAGCGGTTTTACCGGGTGGCATATCTTCCAGTCTGCTTACCGAAACGGATATCAGTCTGGATTTCAAGACTCTGGCCAAGGCCGGTACTATGCTGGGTTCAGGTGCGGTTATTGTGATAAACTCTGATACCAGCATGGTAAATGTAGCGTCCAATGTCGCCCACTTCTTTGATGAAGAGGGTTGCGGCAAGTGTTCTATTTGCCGCGAAGGTACCCGCCGGGCGGCTGAAATCCTGAGCCGTTTTTCCCGCGGGCAGGGTAACCGCAACGAACTGGAGTGGTTACTGGAACTGCATGAGGTAATGAAAGACACCGCTTCCTGCGGTTTGGGACAGGTAGCCTTGAATGTGGCTGCCAGTGCCATACGTAACTTCAAGGGTGAATTCTTGGCGCAGGTGCGTAAGGAGGAAGGCGTATGGTTACGCTAAATATTGACAATAAGCAGGTAACCGTACCTGAGGGTGCGACTATTTTGCAGGCCGCCAAAGAGGCCAATATCAATATCCCCCACCTGTGTTATTTTGAAGGCCTGAAAAGTTATAGCGGTTGCCGGGTATGTGTAGTGGAAATAGAGGGTGAACCCCGTCTGGCTACATCCTGCTCACGCAAGGTAGCCGAAGGCATGAAGGTGAATACCCATTCTGCCAGAGTCCGCCGCGCCCGGCGCACCATACTTGAAATCCTGCTGGCAAATCACCCGCAGGACTGTTTCAACTGTGAACGCAACCAGAACTGTGATTTGTTGCGTCTGGCATTTGAATGCGGAGTTAAAAAGCTGCGCTTTGAAGAAAGCGAAAAACGGGTATTGCCTATAGATAATACCAGCCCCAGCATTATCCGTGACCCCAATAAATGTATTGCCTGCGGACGCTGTGTCCGCGTCTGCCACGATATACAAACAGTAAATGCCATCGGTTTTATAAATAAAGGCCCTGATACTATGGTGGCAACCTCCATGGACAGGGGCATGGGCAATGTGGCCTGTGCCAACTGCGGCCAGTGCATACTGGTTTGCCCGGTGGGTGCTATCAAGGAACGCTCGGCGGTAGATGCTGTCTGGGCGGCCATAGCAGACCCCGCCAAGCATGTAGTTGTTCAGGAAGCCCCTTCAATCAGAGTTTCTCTGGGTGAAGAGCTTGGCTTGCCTGCCGGCACATTGGTTGCCAAAAAGATGTATGCCGCTTTAAGGCGTCTGGGTTTTGATGCCGTATTTGATACCAATTTCACCGCTGACCTGACCATTTTGGAAGAGGGTTCGGAACTGGTGGAACGGGTTAAGGAGGGGGGAGTGCTTCCCCAGATAACCTCCTGCTGCCCGGGCTGGGTCAAGTTTATGGAACACTATTATCCTGAGCTTGCTCCCAATGTTTCCTCCGCCAAATCCCCCCAGCAGATGTTCGGGGCTGTTTGCAAGACCTATTATGCGGAAAAGGCAGGCATAGACCCCAAGACTATTGTCAATGTTTCGGTCATGCCTTGTACTGCCAAGAAGTTTGAGTGCCAGCGTCCTGAAATGAATGACAGCGGTTTTAAAGACGTGGATTATGTTTTGACTACCCGCGAACTTGCCCGCATGATAAAAGAGGCCGGTCTGGATTTTGTTTCACTGGATGAAGAACCTGCCGAAGACTTGCTGGGTCTTTATACCGGTGCGGCTACCATCTTCGGGGCTACCGGTGGCGTTATGGAAGCGGCTATCCGCAGTGCCTATATGCTGATAACCGGACGCGAACTGGAAAATCTGGATATAGAACCGGTACGCGGGCTGGAGGGTGTCAAGACGGCTACTTTGAATGTAGACGGGTTGGAACTGAAGGTAGCGGTAGCTCACGGTCTGGGTAATGCTAGAGCTTTGCTTGAAGAGATAAAAGAGGGAACTTCACCCTATCACTTTATAGAAATTATGGCTTGCCCCGGCGGTTGTGTCGGCGGTGGCGGCCAACCCATACGCTTTGATTCCAGTCTGAAGAAAAAACGCGGTGAAGCCCTTTACGAAGAAGACAGGAATATGCCCAAGCGGTGTTCCCACCATAACCCGTCAATAGCGAAAATATATGCTGACTATCTGGAGAAACCACTTGGCAAGCGTTCTCATAAACTGTTGCATACCGAATATACTAGTCGCCCGGTAGTTTAAGGGCAAATAATAAATCAATACGCGGGAGGAACAAAATAAATGTTCAATGTCCAGAGTATTAGCCTTAGAAAAGAGCTTGTTATTGCCTTTTTGGTTATGCTGGGGTTGGCCACTGCCGCCCCCCTGTTGGGCAACCAGTATCTGACCGGTTCACTGGTAAATGCCGTCCTGTTTATCAGTGCCGTAACACTCGGCTGGAAAAATGCGGTGGCTATCGGCCTTATTTCCAGTACTATTGCTTTGGCTACCGGTCTTTTGCCAATAGTCATGGCTCCCATGGTGCCCTTCATCATGGCAGCTAATGCTCTGCTGGTTACAAGTTTCAGTGCGCTTCGCGGCAAGAGTTTCTGGCTGGGTGCCGGAGTGGGCGCCGTTCTGAAGTTTGCTTTCCTTTGGGCTACTTCCAGCCTGATTTTGAACCTTTTTATAGAACAAAATGTGGCTGACAAGATTGCCGGAATGATGGGTTTAACCCAGCTTTTCACCGCCCTGATGGGTGCGGTTATTGCTTATGGCGCTCTGCGTCTGGGCAAGAAGATATAGTTTTTCTGTAATCCTGTAAGTAACCGTTAAAGGGGGCTTTTAGCCCCCTTTTTATATTGTGCAAGATTCAGGCACTTTACCATGAGTGACTGTTTGCAGGTTGTAGTATAAATACAGGTAACAGGCAACCTGCCGGTAAACAGCAGAAATATCAGAAAAATTACTTAAAATAAAAAAGTGCCTGTTTGATATATATGTATTCGGGCAGGCACTTGTCAAACTGGCCTCAGATATGATTTTCAAGCCAGAAAAACAGGTCATTCCAGACCTGCGGGCAGTCAGGTTCGTTCAATACCTCATGGTACATACCGGGGTAAGTTATCAGGGTTTTATCTTTAGACCTTATCCGTTGGACCAGCTCACGGCTGCCTTTTATATTTACCAGATGGTCTTCCTCGCCGTGAATAATCAGGCTGGGCAGACTGATATTCTTCAGAAAATCGGGCAGGTCTTGGCAAATGCGCAGAAATTCGGCCGCCATTTGGGCACTCATACGGTGGTGAAGCACCAGAGGGTCTTCATTGTAAGCTTTGACTACATCTTTGTTATGGCTGATAGTGGATGCGTTAATCTTACGTACTCCCAGCATCGGTGCAATTTTGGACAGGGGTTTAATAAGCTGGTTAATAACGCCCGGCATGCCGGTATTCGGCTTTAGGGCAATGCTGGAGAAGATAAGCCCGGCGGCATCATACTGGTTCTTGCTGGCATAGGCTGCGGTAATCAGGCCGCCCATGCTGTGGCCAAAGATGAATATTTTAGAGGTAGGGTGCTTGGCCTGCACCATACTGAAGGCGCTGATAAGGTCATAAATATATACATCGTAACTGGATACATAACCGGCTTTGCCGTCTGTTTTGCCATGGCCGAAATGATCATAAGCATAAACGGCATAACTTCTGTCTGCCAGATAATGGGCCAGTTCACTGTAACGGCCTGAATGTTCACCCAGACCGTGAACTACCAGCACAATTGCCTTGGGACTGCCGTTTGGCAGTAAAGCCTGATAGTAACAATTGTATTCCTGACAGCCTTTGAAATGCCCTTCAGTGAACCTCATCTTGTTTTAGTCTTCTACTCCTGCTTCTGCTTCCATTTTAGCCAGGCGGGTATAGTAATCTTCTATTTCATTCAAGTGAGCCAGAGCTATTTTTCCGGTCATTACCGGGTCATCACTAGTGACATTGGTATGAGGGTCTCTGGTACCATGTTCCAGCTCTACGTCCATGCCCATGCGGAACTGTTCTATATCATAATTCTTAAAGGTAATGCCAAGTGTTTTAGCTACTGCCATAGCTTCTTTGGTTGAAAAACTTTTCTTAGACACTTTCAAGTTTCCTCCCTCGCA
Protein-coding sequences here:
- a CDS encoding low molecular weight phosphatase family protein, which encodes MENRLQVLFVCLHNAGRSQAAEAIFNNLSGGRVVAISAGTEPSSALNPEVVAVLKEDGINTDGLKPKLLSQDMLDKASRIISMGCDVTLSCPGHLYGQEDWGITDPRGKNLAEVRLIVGGIRQKVENLLAELEKSEG
- a CDS encoding complex I 24 kDa subunit family protein, producing MESIWKEKVDGVITQSGSSRLSLLPCLEAVQEECGYIPHEAVNYLRECLSIPSIDIYGMITFYSLLSTNQKGKYVIRLCNSLPCYLNGTENILDTLVDNLGIEPGQTTLDRRFTLELVPCLGLCDQSPAMVINGVVYGKLTAQLVTEVLDELRTY
- a CDS encoding complex I 51 kDa subunit family protein produces the protein MKDLKIITRHLNTANSADIDVYLADGGYQALKKALSMTPEEVIAEVKRSKLVGRGGAAFPTGLKWELTRKEKANPKYIVCNASEGEPGTFKDRLILKNDPHMVLEGFIIAAYAVGTSQGFIHAREVYTQEIELFQKAIDQATERGFLGQNIMGSNFSLDIQFYKSAGAYICGEETALFESLEGHRGIPATRPPYPVQVGLMDKPTTVNNVETLCNIPAIINNGADWFASIGHPDYPGTKLFCLSGNVKKPGVFELPLGTNLKDLLEAGGGVDGKFKAVLPGGISSSLLTETDISLDFKTLAKAGTMLGSGAVIVINSDTSMVNVASNVAHFFDEEGCGKCSICREGTRRAAEILSRFSRGQGNRNELEWLLELHEVMKDTASCGLGQVALNVAASAIRNFKGEFLAQVRKEEGVWLR
- a CDS encoding NADH-dependent [FeFe] hydrogenase, group A6, with the translated sequence MVTLNIDNKQVTVPEGATILQAAKEANINIPHLCYFEGLKSYSGCRVCVVEIEGEPRLATSCSRKVAEGMKVNTHSARVRRARRTILEILLANHPQDCFNCERNQNCDLLRLAFECGVKKLRFEESEKRVLPIDNTSPSIIRDPNKCIACGRCVRVCHDIQTVNAIGFINKGPDTMVATSMDRGMGNVACANCGQCILVCPVGAIKERSAVDAVWAAIADPAKHVVVQEAPSIRVSLGEELGLPAGTLVAKKMYAALRRLGFDAVFDTNFTADLTILEEGSELVERVKEGGVLPQITSCCPGWVKFMEHYYPELAPNVSSAKSPQQMFGAVCKTYYAEKAGIDPKTIVNVSVMPCTAKKFECQRPEMNDSGFKDVDYVLTTRELARMIKEAGLDFVSLDEEPAEDLLGLYTGAATIFGATGGVMEAAIRSAYMLITGRELENLDIEPVRGLEGVKTATLNVDGLELKVAVAHGLGNARALLEEIKEGTSPYHFIEIMACPGGCVGGGGQPIRFDSSLKKKRGEALYEEDRNMPKRCSHHNPSIAKIYADYLEKPLGKRSHKLLHTEYTSRPVV
- a CDS encoding alpha/beta hydrolase encodes the protein MRFTEGHFKGCQEYNCYYQALLPNGSPKAIVLVVHGLGEHSGRYSELAHYLADRSYAVYAYDHFGHGKTDGKAGYVSSYDVYIYDLISAFSMVQAKHPTSKIFIFGHSMGGLITAAYASKNQYDAAGLIFSSIALKPNTGMPGVINQLIKPLSKIAPMLGVRKINASTISHNKDVVKAYNEDPLVLHHRMSAQMAAEFLRICQDLPDFLKNISLPSLIIHGEEDHLVNIKGSRELVQRIRSKDKTLITYPGMYHEVLNEPDCPQVWNDLFFWLENHI
- a CDS encoding DUF5661 family protein: MSKKSFSTKEAMAVAKTLGITFKNYDIEQFRMGMDVELEHGTRDPHTNVTSDDPVMTGKIALAHLNEIEDYYTRLAKMEAEAGVED